The nucleotide window ACGAATGCAGGTCAAGGTTGCCGTGATTGCCCCAGCTCTTCGACTCGTCGTTCTCCTCGTCCTCACGGATACCAGTGAGGTCACCAACCACAATCGTTCCAACATCTTCGTCTACACATCGCTGAACGATATGTTTGGAGAGGGTATGGAAGTAGTGGGTTCGGCGAGCGGACTTCTTCTGGTTCAACCGAGTGGCTTGCTCGGAACCAGAGTCATCACAGCTAGCGATACGCTTGCTGAAGTAGTAGTCGTCCTGCTTCAGGCAGTTCAGCGGGTACAGTTCGGCGTGACCGTCTTCGTAGGCGAGTGCGGCGAAGTTGTTGATGCCAAGGTCAACACCCACTGTCTTCTCACCCGGTGCTTCGGACACTTCGACCTCGACTTTACACACGAAGTGCAGTTCCCATTCATCCCCTGTCCAAACGGCCCTGACTTGTTGAACGCCCTCCACGATAGAGAGGTCAACGTCGGGACGAGTTTGGTATTCGCAGAGGATGAAGTCCGACCAGTACTCCTTGAGGTTCGACCCTTTTGAGAGTCGAACGCGGTTGTACTGGGTGTCGAGTTTGAAACCAGCGGCTTTGAACGTGACTGTGGAACGTGGGTGTTTGTCGCCGTGTTTGCGGTAGCCGGGCGGGTTCGCGTTCGTATCTCCGTTGCGTCGTTTGCCGTACCAGCCGTTGAACGCTTCAGCGAGTTCTTGAAGAACGCGCTGTGCTCAATGAGCGAAGCTCATTGGCATCACGAGACGGCTTCGCCGTCTCGAACGAACTTGACTGAGAATGCAGGTCATCATAGCGTTCGTGGGACTTGAGGTAGGCGGTGAGTTCGTCGTGTTCGGGGATGTAGTCGATTTCATCCCAGATGCGACTGCACGTCCACCGTCCGACGTTCCAGAGTTTCGAGGCGGCGAACCCGAGCGAATCGAGGTCGTCTTGCACCTGTTGCTGGTTCCTGATGGAAGCAGTGTAGGTACAGGTGACAACCTGTTTCGCCATACGTAACCTATGTAGACAAACCTACTTGAAGGAGGGGATTACGCAGCGTGGAATATCCAGCTGTGCCATCGAACGGTGGACTGTGAAGGGTAGTGTCGGATTCATCCCCGCGCTAAAGCACGGGGCTTTCTCCTTGACTTTCCGTAAACCCGCGGGTGCTCGAGGCAGGGTCAGCCGCGACGGCTCAGTCGAGACAGACGTACGTTCGCGTCGCCCCGACGCCCTCGAGGGGCCGGACGGATTCGGTGATCGTCGCGAGAATGTCTTGGGTATCGTCGCCTGCTAACTCGACTATGACGTCGAAATCACCTGTGATGACGTGAGCTTCGACGACGCCGTCGGTATCGCGCAGGGTCTGGCAGACGTCTTCGGCGGTTCCAGTTGCCGTGTCGATCGTCGCATACGCGTGGGCCATCCCACTGTGCTACGGTACCAGAAGACAAAAAACGAAAGTGCGACCGCGGCCGCTGTTCAGTTCCCGTCCGACGCCGCTGTGCTTCCGCGTTCGCTATCGTCGTCCCGGTCGTCGGCCTGGCTTTCTCCGGGACGGTCGGTCGACCCACCGGGTGCACGGTAGTCGGTTGTCGCTCGATCGACGTCGTCGCCAGCAATCGAGCGAGCGATCGCCGCAGTCTCCGGCCCGCCGCGGTCGCCGGCGCGGTCTCTGAGCGCGCGGATCGCTTCGACGTCGACGTTCTGCTCCTCGAGTACGCCCTCGGGGAGTTCCGCTGCGGCCGTCTCGGCTGCTGTAGCCTGTCGTTCGACGGTCCGCATCTCGGCAACGGTTGTCGCGACTTCCGCCTGGTAGCGGCCCTCACTGAGTTCGCCGGCGGTGCGGGACTCGTTCAACTCCGCGAGTCGATTCTCGAGTTCCGTCTGGCGCGTTTCGCTTGCGTTGAACTGGTCGACGATGACGGCTGCTTTCGATTCGTTTGACGCTGCGTTCGCGACTCTGGCTTCGAACGTCCGTTCCGAGACGTTGCCGTTGATTTCGGCGTTCTGGACGCCGACGGCGGCAGCGAACCGCTCACCGGGGGCGATCGATTCGTTCCCCGCGTCGGATTCGGATTGGACACTACTACTCGGGACGACGTTCGCCGCAGCGAGTGGAACCGCGACCGTCGCGACGACGAGTATCACGGCCAGCGTGATGGACGTGGTTCGATTCATTGGTGGATGTTGTATTCGGTTACTGATATACGCTCGAGACGATAACTCCGGTTCAACGACTGTTAACGTGATTTAACGCCGTTTTCGACCCGCTCTCGTCTATCGATTTCGTCGATTTGACCGAGTCGTCGGCACCCGTTCGATCGAATCCGTCGCGGACAGGTATCATGTCTGTCATTCCGTCCCGTTACCTCTGGTCTCCGCCGTCACCTCGTCGTCCGCGTCGGGCAGCGAGAGCACGTTCTCGCGACCGAGGCGGAACGACTCGAGGTCACCCTCTTCGCGCAGCCCGCTGACGACTTTGCTGGTTTTGGCGTCGGTCCATTCCAGTTCCTCGACGACCGTTTGCTGTTTCATCCGCCCGCCGTTGTCCCTGACGAGCCGGAGGACCTGTTCTTCGTTGCTGAGCAGTTCCGTTTCGGCGGGCTCGGTCGTACTCGAGGCCGCCGACTCGTCGGTCGTCGAGGCCGTCGTGGTCGCGGTATCCGTGCTGGCTGCGGGGACAGATCCCGACCCAGAGCCGGAGTCCTCGTCTCCGCCGGCCGGCCGGTCCGCCGTCGGATCGCGGGTTCGGAACCACCAGACACCGACGGCGCCGAGCCCGAGTGCGACGACTGTGGCACCCGCGATTATCGCCGTACTCGGTCCACCTCCGGCAGTGATGACGACCTGTGGCTCTCCGGCGATGAAGTCGGTCTCGTCGCCGCGCCAGATCACCGCGTGCTCGCGTTCTTCGTCCGGGTCGGGCGCGGCCGACTGCAGTTCGTAGCCGTTCGGCCACGCGACCAACAGCCGCGTTCCGTCGTCGATGTAGATCCCCTCGATGGCGTCGCCCGCGCGGATCTCGTCGCCCTCGACGGCACCGAACCCGTGCCAGTCGAACGTGTATCTGACAACGCCGTACTCGCGTGCGAACGACTGTCGCTCAGTACTCACGCTGTATCCCTCGGCGGACATCTCGCGACCCGTGGCGTCGCTCGCCGCGACGACTGTCTCGTCCATCCGGTCGGCAAACGACTGCGTGTGATTGTCGGGATCGTCTCGAATATCCTCCTGGAGTGATTCGAACGCCGTCGTGCTCTCCTCGTCGTCCAGCCGGACCCAGAACTCGAGGGTCCACTCGGCGGTCCCGTTCTCCCGGAGTGTGACGTCCATTCGGACCTCGTCCGCGTCGAGCTGATCCTGCTGGAGTGTAAACAGCGCTGACTGACGCTGATCGACGACTGTGGGTCCGCTTGCGGCCGCAATCGGCCCCGTCCCGACCAGAAGTACCGCGACGACGACTGTCAAGCCGACGCGAACGTTCATACGAGTCAGTACCTGCCACCTCCATTAAAGCATGCGAAAATCAGAGCATCGGTTCTTTCTGTACTGTACTGGTTCCATTCGACTAATTCGGCACAAAAAAGTCAATCAGAAAACTTGCGCGTGTGGATGCGTCAGCGGGGAAGTGGTTCAGGACCCCGGCACACCGAGTGCCGAGAGCGGGCCGATGTCGACCAACTCGAGGAGCGCCCAGACCAGTGCCCCAAGCAGCGCGGTCAACACCGCGTGGGCGTAGTCTCGAGCGCTCGAGACGGCGTAGATGCCGGCGTGGAGGGCAACACCGCCGACCAGCAGGCTCACGGCGAACGTCAGAAGCCGTTCCTCGAACCCGATGGCCGTCGGCGGAGCGAGTGGAGGTATGGAATGGTCAGTTGTGTCTCAGGTTATTCGTCGTCCTGCTCGTCTCCGTCGTCGCCCTGCTCATCTTCGCTCGCCTGCTCGTCTCCGTTGTCGTCTTCGCTCGCGTCGTCGGCCTCGTCGGTGCCGTCGTCACCGTCGGCAGCCTCGTCATTTTCGTCAGCTGGCTCGTCGTCCGGCGTCTCCTCGCTGACCGCGTCGCCGAGCGGGCTCTCGAGAGCGCCGCTCAGGAACGACGAAATTCGGTCGTGGATCGCGGAGACGTGATCAGGGACTTGGTCGGGGAGGTCAGCGTTCGGTCCCTGTCCGCTCCGTTCGTCGGCAGCGCCGTTGTCAGCGGCTCCGTTTGCGCTTCTGTCGTTGCGTTCATCTGCGTGTTCTCGTTCGGTTGCGTTCTCAGCGTCTTGATTGTCGGCACTGTCCGCACCCGCGTCCACGGACACAGGTGCGTTTCCTGGTGCGGCGGCGACGAATCCGGTCGCCACGAGCAATACCGCGAAGACGGCTGCGATGAGCGTTGTTCGGTTCATAGCTGCATCCGATCCTGGGTGGCTCGACCGACTTGAAGGGGGGATGCTGTAAACGCGGTTTTCGACGGTTTGCATCCGTTTCCCGGGACGTTTTCGTTGCTTTGGCTCCCGTTTGACGCGGTTGGAACAGAATCGAACCGGTGTGCCACGCCGTAGCGGCGACCCATGGGGCCTCGCCGCGGCGCGCTCGCCACCACGACGATGGCCGAGTAGTGTCACCACCTAGCTAGACACAACGAATTTCTCCACTGTCCGTGACAATCGGGTATGGTCGAGACGACTGCGGAGATCGTGCTGTTCGACGGGTTCGACGAACTCGACGCGATTGGACCCTACGAAGTGTTCGAAAACGCGGCCCAGTTCGGCGCGTCACTCGAGAC belongs to Natronorubrum aibiense and includes:
- a CDS encoding helix-turn-helix transcriptional regulator, whose product is MNVRVGLTVVVAVLLVGTGPIAAASGPTVVDQRQSALFTLQQDQLDADEVRMDVTLRENGTAEWTLEFWVRLDDEESTTAFESLQEDIRDDPDNHTQSFADRMDETVVAASDATGREMSAEGYSVSTERQSFAREYGVVRYTFDWHGFGAVEGDEIRAGDAIEGIYIDDGTRLLVAWPNGYELQSAAPDPDEEREHAVIWRGDETDFIAGEPQVVITAGGGPSTAIIAGATVVALGLGAVGVWWFRTRDPTADRPAGGDEDSGSGSGSVPAASTDTATTTASTTDESAASSTTEPAETELLSNEEQVLRLVRDNGGRMKQQTVVEELEWTDAKTSKVVSGLREEGDLESFRLGRENVLSLPDADDEVTAETRGNGTE
- a CDS encoding Lrp/AsnC family transcriptional regulator, which encodes MAHAYATIDTATGTAEDVCQTLRDTDGVVEAHVITGDFDVIVELAGDDTQDILATITESVRPLEGVGATRTYVCLD